A single Magnetovibrio sp. PR-2 DNA region contains:
- a CDS encoding bifunctional 2-C-methyl-D-erythritol 4-phosphate cytidylyltransferase/2-C-methyl-D-erythritol 2,4-cyclodiphosphate synthase: MTKTVALVVAAGRGRRFGGTNPKQYAPLGDSVVLRHTVSALLKLDTVDAVRCVIHPDDQDLYATTTEGLALLPPVFGGETRQDSVRLGLQSLEGEGIDFVLIHDAARPFVDETLVLGVLDALNTHPGAIPALPVTDTLKRGQDGVITDTTARDGLYRAQTPQGFHYGDILKAHREFQGQELTDDAQLFEKSGLTVALSPGAEHNFKITTPEDMMRAERQLSQSVEYRTASGYDVHRFEDGDFVTLCGVKIPHTQRLSGHSDADVALHALTDALLGCIGAGDIGQHFPPSDPQWKGAASDQFAQHAVKLIAERGGQIVNVDVTILCEAPKIGPNRAAMVTNMAKILGISEDRVSVKATTTEGLGFTGRREGIAAQAQATIRLMN; this comes from the coding sequence ATGACAAAAACGGTGGCATTGGTGGTGGCTGCGGGGCGCGGACGGCGCTTTGGCGGCACAAACCCGAAGCAATACGCGCCTTTGGGTGACAGTGTTGTGCTGCGTCACACCGTAAGCGCACTCTTAAAGCTGGACACGGTCGACGCGGTTCGCTGCGTCATTCATCCCGACGACCAAGACCTCTACGCAACGACAACAGAGGGCCTCGCCCTTCTCCCCCCTGTCTTTGGAGGGGAAACCCGTCAAGACTCGGTCCGCCTGGGGCTGCAAAGCCTGGAGGGTGAAGGCATTGACTTTGTTCTCATCCACGACGCCGCACGCCCGTTTGTTGACGAAACCCTGGTACTAGGGGTGCTGGATGCGCTCAATACCCATCCCGGCGCCATTCCGGCTTTACCTGTGACCGACACCCTCAAACGGGGACAAGACGGTGTTATCACGGACACCACAGCGCGCGACGGGCTTTATCGCGCACAAACGCCTCAAGGCTTTCATTATGGCGACATTCTCAAAGCCCATCGGGAATTTCAGGGCCAAGAACTCACAGACGACGCCCAGCTCTTCGAAAAATCCGGGCTCACTGTCGCCCTCAGCCCCGGGGCCGAACACAACTTCAAAATCACAACGCCCGAGGACATGATGCGTGCCGAACGCCAACTCAGCCAATCCGTCGAATACCGCACAGCCTCAGGATACGATGTGCACCGCTTTGAAGACGGCGACTTCGTGACGCTGTGCGGCGTTAAAATTCCCCACACACAACGTCTCAGCGGCCATTCCGACGCCGACGTGGCTTTGCATGCCCTGACGGATGCGTTGTTGGGCTGCATCGGTGCGGGCGACATCGGCCAGCACTTCCCGCCCTCTGACCCGCAGTGGAAAGGTGCCGCGTCGGATCAATTTGCACAGCATGCCGTGAAACTCATTGCCGAACGCGGCGGCCAAATCGTCAATGTGGACGTCACGATCTTGTGTGAAGCGCCGAAAATCGGTCCCAACCGAGCCGCCATGGTGACGAATATGGCTAAAATTCTCGGTATTTCCGAAGATCGCGTGTCTGTGAAGGCAACCACCACCGAAGGCCTTGGTTTTACCGGACGGCGCGAAGGCATAGCCGCTCAAGCCCAAGCCACCATTCGTCTTATGAATTAG